ACAGTGGAAAGTGGCGGTAGTGATTGATGATGTAGCCGATCACATATTCTGAAATTAATTGACCGAAAATGCCTTTGATATTGGTGAGCTCATAGTCGGTGCGTTTGGGGTCGATAACCAGTGCGTCTACGCCCGCATAAACCGATTGTAACCACTCAAGTTTAGGAAATTCATCAATGCAAGGTGCAGCCATAGGTGGGGCTGCGAGTAGGATGGTGGCTTGCGCTTTATCTTCGGTTATTTGCAAATTATCGAGTTGCAGGCGCTCTATCGATTGGCGGTATAAATCATCGTGCTCAGTCAAAATATAGAGTTGATGTTGAAAATTGTTCATTAGCGTGCCTTTTTTCCCTGCTGGTTATCCAGTACACTTCCGCTGTCTTTTTCTGCAACGATTGAGTGACTATGCTACAAAACCCTCTACAGCTTCGCCTTGAGAAGTTTGAACCTTGGCAACAGATTACCTTTATGGCGTGTCTATGTGAACGCATGTATCCTAATTACGCCGTTTTTTGTGAACACACTGAGTTTGCCGAGGCTCGTGGCTATCGGGAAATCCTTGATAGCGTGTGGGAGTTAATGACGGTAAAAAACGCCAAAATTAACTTTGAGCGTCAGTTGGAGAAATTGGAAGAATTAATCCCAAGTTCACAAGACTATGAGTTTTACGGTGTTTACCCTGCGATTGATGCGTGTGAAGCATTGGCCAATTTGTTGCACGGTCTGCTTGATCGTGAAGGTTTGCTTGAGTCTGTGATTGATGTTAGCCAAGTGTCTGTTCGTACCGTCGCTCAGCTTGAAGAAGCGCAAGGTGCAGATGAAATCACCAACACAAATCAAAAAGAAAATGAAGCGGTGTGTGCTGAGTGGGATGTGCAGTGGGCTATTTATCGTCCATTGAAAGATGCCCAAGAGCGCGACATTCAATTGATTAAAGATTTGCGCCAAGAGTTACGTGAAGAAGCCGTCAGTAATATTGGTATGAGTGTATAGCTCGGTTGGTATTGCTTTGAATGCAATAAAGCGGCCTCAGATATTTTTCTGGGGCCGTTTTTTATGTTTGAAAACTATTAACTAGATGATTTTATTGGCATCTGCGCGCGCTAGCTCCCTCCCCAGCCCTCCCTCTAAAGAAGGAGGGGGCCAGATCGAGATCGCCGTGGCCAATTGCGGTCGAACCGTGGGTTCTGTGGTGTTTTTGAATGCTGGAAATACCAAAATCACAGCAAACTCGAGCTGTTACTCGGGCGTACGGTGACCTCTACAGAGGAGGCTAGATCGAGATCGCAGTGGCCAATGCGCATAATCTAGAAAAATTAAATGAGTACCACAAGCCAATAAAAAGCCCCAGCCTCTAAAGAGGATGGGGCAGTCCGAGTTCGCTGTGGCCCATGCGCACGCGCAATGGGCCTGTAGAGCGTATTACACCAATGAAAGAATTGGAGATTGTAGATTAATGTGATGCTCTTTGGTTGAAGGCAACACATCCAAATACTCTTCCGTATTGGTGATGATAACTGGTGTGGTCACATCGTAGCCTTTGGCACGAATGGCTTCGATATCAAATTTCAGCAGTAAATCGCCTTTTTTGACTTTTTGACCTTCGCTGACTTGAGGAGTGAAGAACTCTCCGTTTAGTTGCACCGTATCAATCCCTACGTGGATAAGCACTTCAGCGCCATGCTCACTTTTTAGACCAAAGGCATGGTGAGTTTTGAAGATGGATTCGACCACGCCATCGACAGGGGAGTAAAGCTCGCCATTTTCTGGAATGACGGCAATGCCTTTACCCATGAGTTCACTAGCAAAGGTTTCATCTGCCACTTGGCTTAGGGAAATAATTTCACCATTAAAGGGGCTACTGAGAATCTCTTTTTCTGGTTTTAGTGGTGCAGCAGGGGCTGCTGGTGAATCAGTTGATGCTTCGTTAGTAACCACTTCGTCTTCCTCGCGGAAGAACAGAACCGTTAATACAGCAGGAATAATAAGACCGACCGCTGCGGCAATCATGGCTCCGTACACCGTCATATCAATACCCGTGCTAGGAATGTACTGCGCGATACTGAAAATGGCAGGAATACCCATTGAGAATACCTTGGTGCCAAAGAAACCGATCAAACCACCACCGACAGCGCCACCAACACAGCCAAAGATAAAAGGTTTTTTACGCGGTAGGTTCAAACCGTATACTGCAGGTTCAGTGATACCAAAGAAACCAGTGATACCTACAGAGCCAGCTAGCGCTTTGGTTTTTTGGTTTTTAGCAATAATAAAGATACCGATAGCCGCACCAACTTGACCAAATACCGCTGGTAACGTCATTGGGCTGAATACATCAAAGCCATTCACACTGAGGTTGTTGATAAATACAGGAGCTAGCCCCCAGTGCAGACCGAAGATAACCAATACTTGCCAGAATGCGCCCATTAATGCACCAGCAATGATAGGGCTAGTGTCGTACATAAACATGAAAATGCTTGATAGACCATGACCAATCATGGTGGCGATAGGGCCAATAACCAAGAATGTTAGCGGTACGGTGATCAGCAAGCACAAGAATGGGGTGAACAGGTTTTTGATGGCATCAGGAAGCCATTTATCCAAACGTTTTTCTAATTGAACGTTAAACCAAGACGCCAAAATGATTGGAATAACCGAAGATGCGTAGTTCATGTAGCTGATTGGAATACCAAAGAAATACTCAGGAGCAACCGCTGGGCCACCTAATTCAGAGGCAAATATCGCATTAAAGTGCGTGGTGATCTCGGGGTGAACTAATGCTGCGGCAATCGACATGCCGATAAAGGGTTTACCACCAAATTTTTTCGCTGAGGTGTAGCCAAGGAAAATCGGTAAGAAATAGAAAGTACCATCGGCAGCGGCATTAAGTATGCGGTATGCGCCGCTACCACCATCGATCCAACCCATCGCTAGGCTTAAAGCAAGTACCCCTTTCAAGATACCAGCCCCTGCCATCACGCCGAGAATTGGCGCAAAAATGCTGGAAATGATATCAATCAGTCGGTTCATTATTGGCTGATTAGAAGGAACATTTTCACTGTTATTGAGTGTGCCAACTAATGGCATTACAGCATCGAATACTTGTCCTACATGGTTACCAATAACAACTTGGAATTGGCCACCGCTTTTTACAACGGTAATGATACCAGGCTGTTTTTTAAGATCTTCGGCTTGACCTTTTTCCATGTCTTTTAATTGGAAACGAAGCCGTGTTGCACAGTGAACTAGGCTTGTGACGTTATCTGCGCCACCGACTTTGGCTACGATTTCTTTGGCTAGAGCATCGTAGTTTTTTTCATTGCTCATATAGATTGTCCTCTATGACTGCATACATCGATAAAGCGAAATCGATAGAGCGCAAGCAAAGAGTTTCTTCCTATTTCAGGAGCATGACCTAATAGGCAAGTCAGTCCCTAAAGAAGAATCTCGTTATGAAAATGCGCTTTCATAATGATTTCTTTCGTTTGGGTCTTGCCTGCCTGACCAGTAACAATCCTAATAAACAACCAAATTAGTGAAGGAATAGGGAATCCGATTCCTTACATATCCCTTAGGCATGTTGGTGAGGGTGCCTAAGGTGTAATGTCGTAGGTAAAGTGCTGTTACGTACGACTCAAATCGTGCGTCTTAGACGTTCGATATGAATAGTTAAAAACATCATTTCTTCCTGCGTCATGGTATGACGGAATTTTTCTTCCACATACAGGTAGATCTTCTGAGTGCAGGAAAATGATTGTGGGTACTGCAAGCGTACCGATTGAAACAGTGCGTCATCGTCACTTGTTACCGATGAACTATGCATTAAACGGTGCGCAAAAAATTTTAAATGCGTCACTAAACGTTGGTAATTTAAGCTTTCTTCATCCATTTCGATACGCAATTGGTATTTGATGATCTGAATAATGTCGCGAATCAGGTTGGTGATACCTATGGTGTTATGCATGTCTTCACTTAGCTGAGCATTCACCAAGTGCAGCGCAATAAAACCTGCTTCATCTTCCGGGAAAGCGATACCAGACGCCTTTTTGATGATGTCTAATGCTTCTAAGCCCAGTGCGTATTCTTTGGGATACAGTTTTTTTATTTCCCATAGCATCGCGTTTTGGATTTCTTTGCCTTGAACACAACGCTCGAGCGCAAAAAACAAGTGATCTGCTAGAGAAATACGAATACTGGGGTGCAGTTCACCAGGTAGTTTTTTCTGCGCGGTTTCGACAATGGTTTCTGTTGCGAGCAACAGGTCGATTGGTATTTCAGCCAACAGTTGATGATAGCGGGCGTCGATATTCCCATCCTGAGTCCGCTCTAAACTGAAGACTTTTTCTACTTTGTTTTTATCAATCGGCATCCCGGGTTTCATTTGAAAGCCGAGCCCTTTCCCCATGACAACAATTTCATTGTTGTCCGTGTCAGTGGAGATGATGACGTTATTGTTTAGGACTTTTTCAATTAGCATGATCACGCACTTTTGTTCTCAAATTTATGGATACAAAAAAACCTAGCCCGTGAAAGCTTCTGGAGGCTCTCATCGTCTAGGTTTCGCCTGCTTAATGCAGTAACAATCCAAATACGAATCTATTAATACTGAAACCGCTTTCACTGTGCAAGTACCAAACTGTTTAAGTGTGAGTTCGCTCTCTTTCGTTTTTGTTCCGTGAGTGAACTTAATTAAGTATTTACTAAATAAATTTTATATATCAAAAGGATATGTCTAGATGGTACTTCTGTTCTAAAAAAACCTTGGTGATGATTATCACAGCTTTTTATATTTTTCATTGCATCGACTCTCACCGTTGCTTTACAGTTTTGCCCATACAAACCGGATTGTTACTGCTAAGCAGGCAAGACCTTATATCCATAGTGAAATCGTTGTGTTTCGTTATGGATATGAGGTTTTTTTTTGGGTTTTTTTAGTCTTTTTATCGACTATTTTGATGTTTATTAGGGTTGCTACCGCCACTGAGCGGGCAAAACCTAGATGAGATTTCTAACGTGTGGGGAAATTTCGTCTAGGTTTTTTTTTACCCAAAATTCAGTCCCTTTAAATAAGATTTTGAACATAAATATGGTGTGAATCACCGAGGGTGAGTGTGACATTTAGAAAAATGAGCACTACCGGTGCAACAGCAAAATAAGCAACAGGAGTTTTTAGTATGAGTTTTCAATTTCCCGAGTCTTTTTTATGGGGCGGTGCCATTGCTGCGAACCAGGTTGAAGGTGCTCACATTACCGATGGTAAAGGGCTTTCCACTTCGGATGTACAACCAAACGGCGCGTTTGGCGAATTAGTCGAGCGCCAAGACGATGACTTCAATATCAAAGACGTTGCGATCGATTTTTATCATCGTTATCCAGAAGATATCGCGTTGTTTTCTGAAATGGGCTTTACCTGTTTACGTTTGTCTATCGCTTGGTCACGTATTTTCCCTAACGGTAATGATGCCGAGCCAAACGAAGCGGGTCTTGCTTACTACGACAAAGTATTTGATGAGTTAGAAAAACATAACATCACCCCATTAGTGACGCTTTCTCACTATGAAATGCCTCTGAACTTGGCTCATAAATACCAAGGTTGGGCAAGTCGTGATGTGATTGGTTTCTTTACCCAATACGCAGAAACCGTGTTTAAACGCTATGGTCACCGTGTAAAACGCTGGCTAACGTTCAATGAAATCAATGTCACTTTACACGAACCATTTACTGGTTCTGGCTTACCGCGTGATTGTGATGAGCAGACTCGTTTCCAAGCGATTCATCACCAACTCGTTGCGAGTGCCAAAGCGGTTAAGTTATGTCATGACCTGATTCCAGATGCCCAAATTGGCAACATGATTTTGGGTGCAATGCTTTACCCTCGTACTTGTCATCCAAACGATATGGTGAAAACTCTAGTGCAAAACCGCGAGTGGTTGATGTTTGGTGACATTCAAGCGCGTGGTTATTACCCAAGTTACATGACTCGTAAATTTAAAGAGATGGGTGTGGAACTAACTATCACTGAAGCAGATAAAGAAGACTTGAAAGAGACCATCGACTTTATTTCCTTTAGCTATTACATGACCGGGTGTGCGAGCGCTGATCCACAAGAGATGGAAAAGGCGGATGCCAATATGCTGCAGATGATCGCTAACCCTTATTTACAAGCCTCTGAATGGGGATGGCAAATTGACCCTGTGGGGTTGCGTTACCTACTGAACTTCCTTTACGACCGTTATCAAAAACCGTTGTTCATTGTGGAAAATGGCTTAGGTGCCAAGGACGTATTGAATGACGAGGGCGTGGTAGAGGATGACTATCGTATCGCTTATCTTAACGATCACCTCTACCAAGTGGGTGAAGCAATTCAAGATGGCGTTGAAGTGATGGGTTACACCTCGTGGGGACCTATTGATTTGGTTAGTGCTTCTACCGCACAAATGTCGAAACGTTATGGCTTTATTTATGTTGATCGTAACGATCAAGGCGAAGGTTCTTTAGCACGTAAACCGAAGAAAAGTTTTTATTGGTACAAAGACATGATTCAGTCTCGTGGCGCAAATCTCGCGGCACCTGAATAAAAAATAAAAGGTCGAAAAGGCCTTACCTTAACACCCTACAAACGAACACTCTCCATTAAGTTTTCCTGAGCTTGATGTGAGTTTGTTCGTCCCAAATAAGGATAATAATCATGAATAGCGTGACACATAGAACCAGTGGTAGAACAATAAAACCCCTATGTCTTGCTGTATTATTAGCACTGAGTGGGGCTGCAAATGCACAAGATCTGACTGTTCAACAGCAGATGGAGCAACTGCAGCAACAAATACAGCAAGCTCAGGATTTACTCAAACAACTTGCCGCAAAAAATCCTAGTGCGGTCGATCCTAAAACAGCGCATACCACTCCAGAGTTGGATGCGACTCAGTCTCCTGAACAAACTGCGGCAGTACATGCTGAGCAATCAAAACAAAATCTACCAACTTATACCAAACAAGTGCCTGTAGAGAGTGGTTTTACCTTTACCGGTTATTTCCGTGGCGGTTGGGCAACTGGGGGAGAAGGCTCGCCAGAGTCTTATGCGATTGGTTCATTGGGTCGTTTTGGTAACGAATATGGTGGCTGGTACGATCTTAACTTGAATCAGCGTGTGTATCAGGAAAATGGTCGAGAGATTAGTGCACATATTCAATTAGATGGTAACGAAACACAAAGCCGGACATCAGGATTATTTGGCGAGGATGACAGTTATCTGCAATTTTCTGAGTTGTACGTTCGTACCAAAGGTTTTATTCCAGGCGCGCCGGATGCTGAGTTTTGGGTTGGTCGTCATGCTATTCCTGTGTATGAAATTCAAATGCTGGACTGGAAGGGATACAAAGCGGCTTCTGCGGCGGGTGTCGGTTTTGACAAACTTGCGTTGGGTGAAGGGGACGTAAGTATCGCCTTGCTGCGTGAAGATTTTGATTATCTTAATAAAACAAACAAAGATGATGATGTTGATATGAACAGCAACACCATTGACGTGCGTTATAAAAATATTCCTATCGACAATGGGTTAACACTTGAGCTGGACGGTAAATACCAGTTTGCAAATAAATCTTCTAGTGTCGATGATGCTGAAAGCTCCAGTGATTACTACGACATTAAAAACGCCTACATGCTAGGGGCACGCTTACACCAAGCTTATTCTGATGGTGCGTTTGACGATATTAGTTTGCAGTATGCCAATAACTCATTTGCTAGTAACTTTGCCAACATCAGTGGTGCCAATGCCGATTTTGGTCATGGGACCAACTCTTACTACGGACATCACACCGATGGCTATGCATTTCGTGTAATGACACAAGGTGAGAACTATTTCTTTGATAAGAATATGATCATGGCGCATGCGTTTGTTTATGCGCAAGGTGATGATTTGTATGATTATCAATTAGAAAATGACCATATGGACTTTAAATCGTTACGTGCGGTAGTTCGTCCTGCTTATATCTGGAACCAATACAACCAGAGCGGTGTTGAGTTAGGTTACTTTACTCAAACGAATACGATCGATTCGCTGGATTATAAGGAAAGCGGTTACAAAGCAACGATGTTCCATACCTTTAAAGTGGCAACCAGTATGTTGCAATCTCGTCCAGAAATTCGTTTCTACACGACTTATCTGAAATCAGAAGATAATGACATTACTGATTTCAGCTTCGACAGTGGTCGTAACGATCAATGGAGCTTTGGTGTTCAAGCCGAGCTTTGGTGGTTGTAATCAAAACTAAGGGATGGCTAGGCTATCCCTTTTTCTCATTGTCAGAACTCGTCGAGAGTTTTATTTATCAATGAATTATCCTTGATCCAAGGATAAAAGTATTTCCATTAAACCCCAAAAAAGAGGGCCGTTGTGATGAAACAGAAGTTGCTTAGCCGTTGTATTGTCGGTTTGTTATGTACGCTTGGCAGTTATGCCGCATTTGCTGGGCCTGTTGTACAGACAGTGTCGGGTGATGTAGAAGGAGTGAGTGTCAATAATGTCGATTCATTTAAAGGTATTCCATTTGCTAAGCCTCCTGTTGGCGAGCTTCGTTGGCGTGCGCCACAAGCAGTAACGCCTTGGAAAGGTGTTTTTAAAGCGACCCAATATGGTCATGATTGTATGCAAAAGCCTTTTCCAAGTGATGCTGCCCCATTGGGAACGACGCCTGCTGAAGATTGTTTGGTGCTTAATGTTTGGAAACCTACGCAAAGCGCTTCCCAGCTTCGTCCGGTGATGGTGTGGATTTACGGTGGTGGCTTTGTTAATGGCGGTGCGTCACCTGCTGTGTATGATGCCAGCGAGTTTGCCAAGCAAGGCGTTGTGGCGGTGAGTTTTAACTATCGGTTAGGGCGTTTTGGCTTTTTTGCTCATCCAGCGTTAGTTGCGGAAGGGAAGGCCCATCCGCAAGAAGCACTCGGTAACTACGGTTTTATGGACCAAATTGCCGCGCTTAAATGGGTAAAAGAGAATATCAAACAGTTTGGCGGCGACCCTGAAAAAGTCACTATTGTCGGTGAGTCTGCTGGTGGTTTTTCTGATCATGTGTTGCTCAATTCTCCTTTGGCGAAAGGGCTATTTAGCCAAGCTATCATTCAGTCTGGATTGGGTCGGCAGTGGGAAAATTCTAAACGTGTTGATGCACCAGTGACGGATGTGGAACATTCTGCTCAAGCAAATGGTGTTGCGTTTGCGAAGAAGTGGGGCATTACTGGGGATGATAGTCAAGCGCTTGCTAAATTGCGCGCGTTGCCTGCTGCGAGTGTTGTAGATGACATGAATATGATGAATAAGAATACACCGACTTATTCAGGCCCTATGATTGATGGCAAAGTGATGGTTAAACAGCCGCAGTCTTATTATTCTGCGGGTCAAAATTTGGATGTGCCTATTATGGTTGGGGCAAATGGTGCGGATATTGGCTTTGCGCCAGTAGTTAACAGCACCGAGGAAGCATTGGCTATTTTTGGCAAAGACCAGTATCAAGCTGCGTTAGCGGCTTATGAATCTAATGGTCTTAAAGCACCACAAGCGATTGCCCAAGCATTAGCAAGTGATCGATTAATGGTGGAACCAGCTCGTTATGTTGCTCAGCAGGCGGCTAAACAAAGTGGTAAAGCTTACCTCTATCGCTTCTCTTATGTTGCTGATTCTATGAAGTCGCAGTGGCCGGGCGCTTTGCATGCCACTGATATTCCTTATACGTTCAATACAGTACAAGCAAAATATGGTGAGCAACTTACTGCAAATGACCAAGCTATGGCGAAGATGATGAATCATTATTGGGTGAACTTTATTAAAACCGGTTCACCTAATGGCACTGGGTTACCAAAGTGGGATGCATTTGACCCTGCAGTGGATAATCTTATGCTTTTTTCCGAGCAAGGGGTGAAGCAAACGAAGATGATTGTTGACCCTTGGAAGGCTCGTTTGGATTTGGTGCAAGGGATTCAGCCATAAACAGTGCTTCGTATGCGGTGAGCGAAAAATACCGAGAATGCAGTAACTTCATCGCGCGCTGGCTCCCTCCCCAGCCCTCCCTCTAAAGAAGGAAGGGGCCAGGCCGCATTCGATGCGTTCAATGCGCTCGAGCTGTGGGTTCTGAGGTACTTGTGAATACGGCAAATACAAAATCACAGCGAACTCGAACTGGTTTTCGGACTAGCGATTAGCGCCAAAATCGCCGCGCAGGCGATCTGGAGCTCGAGTATGCAGTGAGTATTATTGTTTGAGGTGATTAACTCTCGTCGCTTCCTTCTAAGATCTTAGGCTTATCTGATTTTTCTTTTTCTGTTGTTGGCGGAGCTTCAAGGTCATCATCTCGGCTTTCGATGACACCATGGGTTATCTTCCATGCTTCCCACTTTTCAGAGGCGAGCTTTTGCATGTCCATGGTGTTATCTGCTTCATCGACAATCTCTTCTCCTAGCAAATATTCAAAAATATCTTCTATGGTGACAATACCGATAACCGTACCGTACTCATCAACCACCAATGAAATTTGTTGACGGCGTTTGATCATCTGCTCAAAGGTCTTTGGCAAACTGAACGTTTTTAGTACGGTGTAGATAGGACGCATGACTGAGCCTAAAGTTTTACTTCCCAGACCCGACTGTTGCAGTTTAAACAGCTCCAAACGATGGACAAAACCAACGATGTTCTCGCGTGTTTCGCTATAAACCAAAGGTCTTGAGAACGGTGTATCTTTGTGATGATTTAAAAATTCATTAATCGTGAGCGATTGGTCGACACGAAACAATACGGTTCTTGGTGTAATAACATGAGTAATCGGCATGCTCTGCAACGATAACAAGTTATTGAGTATACGCGATTCTCCCTCATCCATTTCTCCGCTTTCATTAGCAAGCAGTGCCATTGCCGACATCTCTTCACGATATTTCGGGTGCTCAGTATTGCGAGATAAGCGGCGAGTGATCTGTTGTGAGAACCACACAAAAGGCGTAAGAAACCACACCATCCACTGCAGAATCCGAGCTGTGGTTGGGGCCAATTCTCGCCAGTAAGACGCACCAATGGTTTTTGGTACGATCTCTGAAAGCACCAAAATGCCGAGGGTGAGTACAGCAGAGAACACACCTAACCATTCACTGCCAAAGACAATGGCGGCTTGGGCGCCTGCACTAGCGGCACCAATGGTATGAGCAATGGTGTTAAGCGTAAGAATAGATGCGAGTGGACGATCGATATCAGCTTTTAAATTATAGAGACGCTGAGCAGCAGGATCGCCTTTTTGACGAAGTTGTGCAATGTAGCTTGGGGTAATACAAAGTAGAACGGCTTCGAGAACCGAACAGATAAATGAAATGCCAATCGCTACACAAACGTAGACGGTAAGCAGGAACATGTTGAATCCTTATTGTGTGTTCAATCTTAGCTGCTATGCAGACATTGAAACGAAGTTAAAGTATACCTAAATCACCTCAAATGTCGGCGAGGTTTTTTTCTCATCAACCTTCAAAGTGTTTTGGGTATCACTTTTTACCACTTATCTTTATTGTAGAAGTTCATATCTTTTTCGGAAAAACCGCCCTAAAAGCAGAGAGAAAGACGATTCTTGGTCGATATATAAGCACTTCTCTAGGTATAAAATGAGGCCATTATGGTGTCAAAACAAGCGTGAATAACTGGTTAAAGAGTAACAAATTGTGAGCTCTTACTCATATTATGGTTAAAAGTGCGTCAGAGTAACTCATCTTGTACGACAAACCTTTGCCATACGGGCTATTTATGCTTTAGAGTGAAGTGAATTCGATAACCTATCTAAGAAGGGAAACCTAATGAACAAGACCCAATTGATCGATTTTATCGCAGAGAAAGCTGACCTATCAAAAGCTCAAGCTAAAGCTGCTCTTGAAGCTACTCTAGGTGCGGTAGAAGGCGCGCTAAAAGAGGGTGACCAAGTTCAACTAATTGGTTTTGGTACTTTTAAAGTAAATCACCGTGCAGCTCGCACTGGCCGTAACCCTAAAACTGGTGACGAGATCCAAATCGCAGCAGCAAATGTACCAGCATTCGTCGCTGGTAAAGCACTGAAAGATTCAGTGAAATAATAGTTCTGTAACGCCGGGGTTTCCCGGCGTTCTTTATTCAAGTCGTTATTATGAAGTCACGCATTGTTCCTTTTCTTTTTGCCGCTGTTCTAGCTGGCTGTTCCTCATCTATATCAACCCCAAAATTAGTTAACACTCAGCATTACACTGGCGGTGAGCGCATTGGTGATGAAGCGCGTTATTACTGGTTTACTGAGAAAAACAATGTGCCAGACCAAGCATCAGATTATGTTATCGCTGGGCCTTTTAACTGGTACAAAACCACCTATCGTTGGGAAGATGGTTTTGTACGAGAAGTCTCTCGAGTAGGTGAACGTCTACAAAACGAAGAAGTGGCACCGTTTGAAACTTTGCTGCGCTTTGATAGCCATGGAGAGGCGATTTATCAGCGTTATCGATTAGATGGTAAAGTGTTGCCCTTATCAAGCGAGCAGATTGACCAATACGTTAAACAAGCTCGTTATGTTAGTAAGGTGACGCAAGATCAGAAAAAACAAGGTTTGGAGTTGATTCAAGGCGTGTGGAATGGTCAAGAGTTTGACCGCTGCAATGATGCCAAATATCAGAGACTGCAGTTTAACGATACCCTGCCAAGTTTAGTGATAAACCGTTTAGCATCGCTCGATAGTTATGTTGCTTTTATCGGTAAAGTGAACAAAGACTCGGTATACATTGATACTTTGCTTACCTTGGCAGAAGGCTCCCATGGGTGTATGCAAGCGCCAGATTTGCTTGCCAAGTGAGAAGATGGGTTAAATACCACTGCCTAGCCGATGAATCCAATAAAAAAGCGCTGAAATATCAGCGCTTTTTTCATTTTAGTGTCGCTAAGGGCAATTATTTTTCCGCTTGCTCACGAGCAATGGCGCGATAGCCGATGTCGTTACGGTAGAACATGCCGTTCCAGCTCACTTGCTTAGCTAGCTCATAAGCACGTTGCTGCGCTTCAGAGACCGTGTTACCCAGTGCGGTTGCACACAGTACGCGACCACCGTTGGTCACCACGTTGCCTTCTTTTTCAGAAGTACCTGCGTGGAAGATCTTTTGACCTTCTGCTTCTGTAGTTGGCAGAGTGATGATATCGCCTTTGTTGTAGTCACCTGGGTAACCACCAGCGGCTAGAACGATACCGATAGACGCACGAGGATCCCATTTCGATTCTACTTGGTCTAGCTTGCCTTCTAGTGCAGCTTGGCAAAGCTCAACAAGGTCTGATTGCATGCGCATCAT
This genomic window from Vibrio tritonius contains:
- a CDS encoding carboxylesterase/lipase family protein, giving the protein MKQKLLSRCIVGLLCTLGSYAAFAGPVVQTVSGDVEGVSVNNVDSFKGIPFAKPPVGELRWRAPQAVTPWKGVFKATQYGHDCMQKPFPSDAAPLGTTPAEDCLVLNVWKPTQSASQLRPVMVWIYGGGFVNGGASPAVYDASEFAKQGVVAVSFNYRLGRFGFFAHPALVAEGKAHPQEALGNYGFMDQIAALKWVKENIKQFGGDPEKVTIVGESAGGFSDHVLLNSPLAKGLFSQAIIQSGLGRQWENSKRVDAPVTDVEHSAQANGVAFAKKWGITGDDSQALAKLRALPAASVVDDMNMMNKNTPTYSGPMIDGKVMVKQPQSYYSAGQNLDVPIMVGANGADIGFAPVVNSTEEALAIFGKDQYQAALAAYESNGLKAPQAIAQALASDRLMVEPARYVAQQAAKQSGKAYLYRFSYVADSMKSQWPGALHATDIPYTFNTVQAKYGEQLTANDQAMAKMMNHYWVNFIKTGSPNGTGLPKWDAFDPAVDNLMLFSEQGVKQTKMIVDPWKARLDLVQGIQP
- a CDS encoding CNNM domain-containing protein, whose protein sequence is MFLLTVYVCVAIGISFICSVLEAVLLCITPSYIAQLRQKGDPAAQRLYNLKADIDRPLASILTLNTIAHTIGAASAGAQAAIVFGSEWLGVFSAVLTLGILVLSEIVPKTIGASYWRELAPTTARILQWMVWFLTPFVWFSQQITRRLSRNTEHPKYREEMSAMALLANESGEMDEGESRILNNLLSLQSMPITHVITPRTVLFRVDQSLTINEFLNHHKDTPFSRPLVYSETRENIVGFVHRLELFKLQQSGLGSKTLGSVMRPIYTVLKTFSLPKTFEQMIKRRQQISLVVDEYGTVIGIVTIEDIFEYLLGEEIVDEADNTMDMQKLASEKWEAWKITHGVIESRDDDLEAPPTTEKEKSDKPKILEGSDES
- the hupA gene encoding nucleoid-associated protein HU-alpha encodes the protein MNKTQLIDFIAEKADLSKAQAKAALEATLGAVEGALKEGDQVQLIGFGTFKVNHRAARTGRNPKTGDEIQIAAANVPAFVAGKALKDSVK
- a CDS encoding DUF1481 domain-containing protein; translated protein: MKSRIVPFLFAAVLAGCSSSISTPKLVNTQHYTGGERIGDEARYYWFTEKNNVPDQASDYVIAGPFNWYKTTYRWEDGFVREVSRVGERLQNEEVAPFETLLRFDSHGEAIYQRYRLDGKVLPLSSEQIDQYVKQARYVSKVTQDQKKQGLELIQGVWNGQEFDRCNDAKYQRLQFNDTLPSLVINRLASLDSYVAFIGKVNKDSVYIDTLLTLAEGSHGCMQAPDLLAK